In Candidatus Eisenbacteria bacterium, a single genomic region encodes these proteins:
- a CDS encoding DUF885 domain-containing protein: MLETVKTFTALSEEFVELYMRHHPVQATLAGIHDYDEKLPDDSPAGIRERIAWLRDLEQRLVASVPWQELPVEQRVDFGLLRSRLGAMRADLEEIKLHARNPAIYPETALTGIFLLMARRHAPLEERKEAILARLLAVPDYLKVVRANFEQVPDTFLGTASEITLSAPAFVDDVTRTLVKSFPSEAERIEHAGSRARVGFLQYQEFIDRDLEAKVGGTFAIGERWMNFKLEREHLLGMDCTALEAMGREHVESTRKLLEAEAAKLDPVRSWRDQIAEAKKRHPEPLRLREAYEAEVSRARQFVAEQGMIPIPEGEKLEVIDTPLFLRATTPYAAYLSPAPFDEDQTGYFFVTPIDNTRRKEEQAQQLEGHCYAGLPLTTVHEAYPGHHLQLVHANRSSSRLRQLADSNVFAEGWALYCEELMHEHGYYLDAVTRLYQLKDLLWRACRVVIDVGLHTGKMTFMQAVDYLVEQAMVERFNAVIEVKRYTMTPTQPSSYLVGKVQILALRSEAQKKQGSRFDLARFHEQLLAIGTLPLGLVREELFTKLT; this comes from the coding sequence ATGCTGGAAACCGTCAAGACGTTCACCGCACTCAGCGAGGAGTTCGTCGAGCTGTACATGCGGCACCACCCGGTGCAGGCAACGCTGGCGGGCATCCACGACTACGACGAGAAGCTCCCCGACGATTCGCCCGCCGGTATTCGCGAGCGCATCGCCTGGCTTCGCGATCTCGAGCAGCGGCTGGTCGCCTCGGTCCCCTGGCAGGAGCTCCCCGTCGAGCAGCGTGTCGACTTCGGGCTCCTGCGCTCGCGGCTCGGCGCCATGCGCGCGGATCTCGAGGAGATCAAGCTGCACGCCCGCAATCCCGCGATCTATCCCGAGACGGCCCTGACCGGCATCTTCCTGCTGATGGCCCGGCGCCACGCTCCGCTGGAGGAGCGCAAGGAAGCGATCCTGGCCCGCCTGCTCGCGGTTCCGGACTACCTCAAGGTGGTGCGCGCCAACTTCGAGCAGGTTCCGGACACCTTTCTCGGCACGGCGTCGGAGATCACGCTCAGCGCGCCGGCGTTCGTCGACGACGTCACGCGGACGCTGGTGAAGTCGTTTCCGAGCGAGGCGGAGCGCATCGAGCACGCGGGCTCCCGCGCGCGCGTGGGCTTCCTCCAATATCAGGAGTTCATCGATCGCGACCTGGAGGCCAAGGTCGGCGGCACGTTCGCGATCGGCGAGCGTTGGATGAACTTCAAGCTCGAGCGCGAGCACCTGCTCGGCATGGACTGCACGGCGCTCGAGGCGATGGGCCGCGAGCACGTCGAGAGCACCCGCAAGCTGCTCGAAGCCGAGGCCGCCAAGCTCGATCCCGTGCGCTCGTGGCGAGATCAGATCGCCGAGGCCAAGAAGCGGCACCCTGAACCGCTACGACTTCGTGAAGCTTACGAGGCCGAAGTGTCCCGCGCCCGGCAGTTCGTCGCCGAGCAGGGCATGATTCCGATTCCCGAAGGGGAGAAGCTCGAGGTCATCGACACGCCGCTCTTCCTGCGCGCGACCACGCCTTACGCCGCCTACCTGTCGCCGGCGCCGTTCGACGAGGACCAGACCGGCTATTTCTTCGTCACGCCCATCGACAACACGCGCCGCAAGGAAGAGCAGGCCCAGCAGCTCGAAGGACACTGCTACGCGGGGCTTCCGCTCACCACGGTCCACGAGGCCTACCCGGGCCACCACCTCCAGCTCGTGCACGCCAACCGCTCCAGCTCACGGCTGCGTCAGCTGGCCGACAGCAACGTGTTCGCCGAGGGATGGGCGCTCTATTGCGAGGAGCTGATGCACGAGCACGGCTACTACCTCGACGCCGTGACGCGGCTCTATCAGCTCAAGGACCTCTTGTGGCGCGCCTGCCGCGTGGTCATCGACGTCGGCCTCCACACCGGCAAGATGACCTTCATGCAGGCGGTGGACTACCTGGTCGAGCAGGCGATGGTCGAGCGCTTCAATGCCGTCATCGAGGTCAAGCGCTACACCATGACGCCCACGCAGCCCAGCAGCTACCTGGTCGGCAAGGTGCAGATCCTCGCGCTGCGGAGCGAGGCGCAGAAGAAGCAGGGATCCCGCTTCGACCTCGCGCGCTTCCACGAGCAGCTGCTCGCCATCGGCACGCTGCCGCTGGGCCTGGTGCGCGAAGAGCTGTTCACCAAGCTCACCTAG
- a CDS encoding SGNH/GDSL hydrolase family protein codes for MKTRTYLWLAAGLLCGAALAACGKLDPITQPQAQSGRANFSTYVAMGTSITAGWQSGGLVQHHQTKSYAYLFARQADASAFTIPSVSADGVPPLLRIVSLNPLIISRAGRTQGTFTNVGQPTSYHNMAVSSAIVADATDSTNYYVGLNLERIEQFENIVRHRGTIVQQVLGHDPTFISIEYGSGEVLGAATSGIGTPILSPQAFGFYYRAMLDSIRVVTPQAKLALFTVPDVTTIPFFTTFPPLTVSLTTGQPVPLIGPDGPLAPADLVLLRAADSLAVGAGIPVGAYNYINPTAPGNGRPLLNSQVLNALEGASIQAAVAAFNDTIRFHANQRGAAVVDLNGLLHDAATEGLSFAGHDYTTDFVTGGLFSLDGVHPTDLAHGFLANLMIDAVNAKFAASIPRVNLSESATATSSRLKPVGGRKTYPWIQGADRLCPIPVMPGDVIAAR; via the coding sequence ATGAAGACACGCACGTATCTTTGGCTCGCGGCCGGACTGCTTTGCGGCGCGGCGCTCGCGGCTTGCGGAAAGCTCGACCCCATCACCCAGCCCCAGGCGCAGAGCGGGCGCGCCAACTTCAGCACCTACGTGGCGATGGGCACCAGCATCACCGCGGGATGGCAGTCGGGCGGATTGGTCCAGCATCACCAGACCAAGAGCTATGCCTATCTCTTCGCGCGCCAGGCCGACGCCTCGGCGTTCACGATTCCGAGCGTCAGTGCCGATGGGGTGCCGCCGCTGCTTCGCATCGTGTCGCTGAACCCGCTGATCATCAGCCGAGCGGGGCGCACCCAGGGCACGTTCACCAACGTCGGCCAGCCGACGTCTTACCACAACATGGCCGTGTCTTCTGCCATCGTCGCCGACGCGACGGACAGCACGAACTACTACGTCGGGCTCAATCTGGAGCGAATCGAGCAGTTCGAGAACATCGTCCGCCATCGAGGCACGATCGTGCAGCAGGTGCTGGGCCATGATCCGACTTTCATCAGCATCGAATACGGATCGGGTGAAGTGCTGGGCGCCGCGACCAGTGGCATCGGCACTCCGATCCTCAGCCCGCAGGCGTTCGGCTTCTACTACCGAGCCATGCTCGATTCGATCCGCGTCGTGACACCCCAAGCCAAGCTTGCGCTCTTCACCGTGCCCGATGTTACGACCATCCCCTTCTTCACCACCTTTCCTCCGCTCACCGTCAGTCTGACCACTGGTCAGCCCGTTCCCTTGATCGGCCCGGACGGTCCGCTGGCTCCTGCGGATCTGGTGTTGCTACGCGCCGCGGATTCGCTCGCGGTCGGCGCGGGCATCCCGGTCGGGGCCTACAACTACATCAATCCTACCGCCCCTGGAAACGGCCGCCCGTTGCTCAACAGCCAAGTCCTGAACGCTCTGGAGGGAGCCTCCATTCAGGCTGCGGTCGCTGCCTTCAACGACACGATTCGCTTCCACGCGAACCAACGAGGCGCAGCCGTGGTCGACCTGAACGGGTTGCTGCATGACGCCGCGACCGAGGGGCTTTCCTTCGCCGGGCACGACTACACGACCGATTTCGTCACTGGAGGGCTGTTCAGCCTCGACGGCGTTCATCCTACCGATCTGGCGCACGGCTTTCTCGCCAACTTGATGATCGATGCCGTCAACGCCAAATTCGCCGCGAGCATCCCGCGCGTGAACCTGAGCGAGTCGGCGACCGCGACGTCATCGCGGCTCAAGCCGGTGGGAGGCCGGAAGACCTATCCCTGGATCCAGGGCGCGGATCGGTTGTGCCCGATCCCGGTCATGCCCGGGGACGTGATCGCGGCGCGCTGA
- a CDS encoding tetratricopeptide repeat protein — MSQRRLTATLGLLVAFVAPAGANDDLERGDQLYARSQLAEARQAYQTALAADPNGFEALWRLARVESELGEDSRGEAQRQMNAAAVEHARAAVKAAPESAQGHVWLAVALGRQALKEGPKTRLALSREIKSEVDRAIALDPGIARAYHVRAMWNRKLTTLNFVERSVANTVLGGVPKGASMENAVRDLRKAVELEPDYINHRLELGRTYMMLKDHDKARRELEKAVALTPGASARDPRYQAEARELLAKLGRD; from the coding sequence GTGAGCCAGCGGCGCCTGACGGCGACGCTCGGGCTTCTCGTGGCCTTCGTGGCTCCTGCGGGGGCCAACGATGATCTCGAGCGCGGGGATCAGCTCTATGCCCGGAGTCAGCTGGCGGAGGCGCGTCAGGCGTACCAGACCGCACTCGCCGCCGACCCCAATGGGTTCGAGGCGCTCTGGCGGCTGGCTCGAGTCGAGTCGGAGCTCGGCGAGGACAGTCGCGGCGAAGCGCAGCGGCAGATGAACGCGGCGGCCGTGGAGCACGCGCGCGCGGCTGTGAAAGCGGCGCCGGAGAGCGCCCAGGGACACGTCTGGCTGGCGGTGGCGCTTGGCCGGCAGGCGCTCAAGGAGGGACCGAAGACGCGTCTCGCACTCTCGCGTGAGATCAAGTCGGAAGTCGATCGAGCGATCGCTCTCGACCCAGGCATCGCCCGTGCCTATCACGTGCGCGCGATGTGGAACCGCAAGCTCACGACGCTGAACTTCGTCGAGCGGAGCGTCGCCAATACCGTCCTCGGCGGGGTTCCCAAAGGCGCTTCCATGGAGAATGCGGTGCGAGATCTGCGGAAGGCCGTGGAGCTCGAGCCCGACTACATCAACCACCGGCTCGAGCTCGGCCGCACCTACATGATGCTCAAGGATCACGACAAGGCGCGCCGCGAGCTGGAGAAGGCCGTGGCCCTGACGCCCGGCGCCAGCGCGCGGGATCCCCGGTACCAGGCGGAGGCCAGGGAGCTGCTGGCCAAGCTGGGACGAGATTAG
- a CDS encoding thiolase family protein, which yields MRTPFVKAGAAFRDTPAYELGRVAVGEAIARAELDPGSLDEVILGNCAQPAEAANVARIVALRAGVPDPVPAVTVHRNCASGMESVATAIQRIKAGDARLILAGGTESMSQIPLLYSFEYGAWLEGMMRSKSPLQRLRAFTRFRPHMLRPRIALAEGLTDLVCGLNMGQTAERVAQEFKIGRDRQDAYALQSHHRAIAARERLREEIVPAFAGKRSDPIVDDIGPRENQTLEALAKLKPYFDRKNGTVTVGNACQVTDGAVALLVGDDAMASRWPTPPLARIRAHAFAGLSPARMGLGPVFASAKALARAGLELSDCELFEINEAFAAQVLACVEAGQSASFARDELSRDRPLGEFPLDRLNVNGGAIALGHPVGASGARLLLTLALELRRRGQKRGLASLCVGGGQGAAFVLERD from the coding sequence GTGAGAACTCCGTTCGTCAAGGCGGGCGCTGCCTTTCGCGACACGCCGGCCTACGAGCTGGGCCGCGTCGCGGTCGGCGAGGCGATCGCGCGGGCCGAGCTCGATCCCGGAAGCCTCGATGAAGTCATCCTCGGCAACTGCGCGCAGCCCGCCGAAGCCGCCAACGTGGCGCGCATCGTCGCGCTCCGCGCCGGCGTTCCGGATCCCGTGCCCGCGGTGACGGTGCATCGCAATTGCGCCTCCGGCATGGAGTCCGTGGCCACCGCGATCCAGCGCATCAAGGCTGGCGACGCCCGGCTCATCCTCGCCGGTGGCACCGAGTCGATGAGCCAGATTCCGCTGCTCTACTCGTTCGAGTACGGCGCGTGGCTGGAAGGCATGATGCGCTCCAAGTCGCCGCTCCAGCGCCTTCGCGCCTTCACCCGCTTTCGCCCGCACATGCTGCGGCCGCGCATCGCGCTGGCCGAAGGACTCACCGACCTGGTGTGCGGCCTCAACATGGGGCAGACGGCCGAGCGCGTGGCGCAGGAATTCAAGATCGGTCGCGACCGCCAGGACGCGTACGCCTTGCAGAGTCACCATCGCGCGATCGCGGCTCGCGAGCGGCTGCGCGAGGAGATCGTTCCGGCGTTTGCGGGAAAGCGTTCCGACCCCATCGTCGACGACATCGGACCGCGCGAGAACCAGACGCTCGAGGCGCTGGCGAAGCTGAAGCCGTACTTCGACCGCAAGAACGGCACCGTGACGGTGGGCAACGCATGTCAGGTCACGGATGGCGCGGTCGCCCTGCTGGTGGGTGACGACGCCATGGCGTCGCGCTGGCCCACGCCGCCGCTGGCGCGGATTCGGGCGCATGCGTTCGCAGGCCTCTCGCCGGCGCGCATGGGGCTGGGCCCCGTGTTCGCGTCGGCGAAGGCGCTGGCCCGGGCAGGGCTCGAGCTCTCGGATTGCGAGCTGTTCGAGATCAACGAAGCGTTCGCCGCCCAGGTGCTGGCTTGCGTCGAGGCCGGCCAGTCCGCGTCGTTCGCGCGCGACGAGCTGTCGCGCGACCGCCCGCTCGGCGAGTTCCCGCTGGACCGCCTGAATGTGAACGGCGGCGCGATCGCGCTGGGCCATCCGGTGGGCGCGAGCGGCGCACGGCTCCTGCTCACGCTCGCGCTCGAGCTCCGGCGCCGCGGCCAGAAGCGCGGTCTCGCGAGCTTGTGCGTGGGTGGAGGCCAGGGCGCCGCGTTCGTCCTGGAACGCGACTGA
- a CDS encoding AMP-dependent synthetase/ligase — protein MAAETLIGLFLDCVSTYRKPDQFMRRGSQGWESISADRALADVEALALGLRDLGVSKGDRVALLSENRYEWPLTDLATLGLGGVTVPIYPTLTAPQIRFLIENSGAKVLVVSTPELLGKMLEATSGMAVDALVTMDSAKAQDRVRSFASVMERGNGLRAQAPDAFRAAAAAVRPDDLATIIYTSGTTGEPKGAMLIHSNIVSNVAACLQVVNLQPTDRCLSFLPLCHIFERMAGLYAMLARGVSIAYAQSMDTVAANAMEVQPTTLCGVPRFFEKVYARVMDNARTQPPLRQAIFHWGLEKGVLSARAHFERRSLSGLTAVQARVADRLVGAKIRARVGGKLVRCISGGAPLAPKVLEFFFAVGIPVQEGYGLTETSPVICLNPPGREKPGAVGPPVPGVEVRIGDEGEILTRGPHVMKGYFRNEEATRHAIRDGWFHTGDIGHLDDEGYLVITDRLKDLLVTAGGKKIAPQPLEAKLKATKWVSEAVMLGDRRPFVVCLLVPNFGNLEAEAKLHGWTAGSVAELLERPEVRSLYQSVIDGVNEGLARFEQIKQFALLDRELTQEAGELTPTLKVRRRIIMERFAPVIERLYRSPQASAAS, from the coding sequence ATGGCTGCCGAGACCTTGATCGGCCTGTTTCTCGATTGTGTCTCCACGTACCGGAAACCCGACCAGTTCATGCGCCGCGGGTCACAGGGATGGGAATCGATCTCTGCCGACCGGGCGCTCGCCGACGTCGAAGCGCTGGCGCTCGGTCTGCGCGATCTCGGTGTTTCGAAGGGCGATCGCGTGGCCCTCCTGTCCGAGAATCGCTACGAGTGGCCTTTGACCGATCTGGCCACGCTCGGTCTCGGCGGCGTCACGGTGCCGATCTACCCCACGCTCACTGCCCCGCAGATCCGCTTCTTGATCGAGAACTCTGGCGCCAAGGTCCTGGTCGTGTCCACGCCCGAGCTGCTCGGCAAGATGCTGGAGGCGACGTCGGGTATGGCGGTCGATGCGCTGGTGACGATGGACTCCGCCAAGGCGCAGGACCGGGTGCGGTCGTTCGCCAGCGTGATGGAGCGGGGAAACGGTCTGCGTGCGCAGGCGCCCGATGCCTTCCGAGCGGCGGCCGCCGCCGTGCGCCCCGACGATCTCGCCACCATCATCTACACCTCGGGCACCACCGGCGAGCCCAAGGGGGCGATGCTGATCCACTCGAACATCGTGTCCAACGTGGCCGCGTGCCTGCAGGTCGTGAACCTCCAGCCGACCGACCGCTGCCTCTCGTTCCTCCCGCTGTGTCACATCTTCGAGCGGATGGCCGGCCTCTACGCGATGCTCGCGCGCGGCGTCAGCATCGCCTACGCCCAGAGCATGGACACCGTGGCGGCCAATGCCATGGAGGTCCAGCCGACCACCTTGTGTGGCGTGCCGCGCTTCTTCGAAAAGGTCTACGCACGCGTCATGGACAACGCGCGCACCCAGCCTCCGCTCCGCCAGGCGATCTTCCACTGGGGACTCGAAAAGGGCGTGCTGAGCGCGCGGGCCCATTTCGAGCGGCGCTCCCTCTCCGGCCTCACCGCCGTGCAAGCCCGTGTCGCCGACCGCCTGGTCGGCGCCAAGATCCGCGCGCGCGTCGGCGGCAAGCTCGTGCGCTGCATCTCGGGCGGCGCGCCGCTGGCCCCCAAGGTGCTCGAGTTCTTCTTCGCTGTGGGCATTCCGGTGCAGGAAGGCTATGGCCTCACCGAGACGTCGCCGGTGATCTGTCTCAATCCGCCGGGCCGTGAGAAGCCGGGCGCGGTCGGTCCGCCGGTTCCAGGCGTCGAAGTCAGGATTGGAGACGAAGGCGAGATCCTGACCCGGGGCCCGCACGTGATGAAGGGATACTTCAGAAACGAGGAAGCCACGCGCCACGCCATTCGCGACGGCTGGTTCCACACCGGCGACATCGGCCACCTCGACGACGAGGGGTATCTGGTGATCACCGACCGGCTCAAGGACTTGCTGGTCACGGCGGGGGGCAAGAAGATCGCGCCTCAGCCGCTGGAGGCGAAGCTCAAAGCAACCAAGTGGGTCAGCGAGGCGGTGATGCTCGGAGACCGGCGCCCGTTCGTGGTCTGCCTGCTCGTGCCCAACTTCGGCAATCTCGAAGCCGAGGCGAAGTTGCACGGCTGGACCGCGGGTTCGGTGGCCGAGCTGCTCGAGCGTCCGGAAGTCCGGTCACTCTATCAATCCGTGATCGACGGAGTGAACGAAGGACTCGCCCGTTTCGAGCAGATCAAGCAATTCGCTCTGCTCGATCGCGAGCTGACCCAGGAGGCTGGTGAGCTCACGCCCACGCTCAAGGTTCGGCGGCGAATCATCATGGAGCGATTCGCCCCCGTGATCGAGCGCCTCTACCGTAGTCCTCAGGCCAGTGCAGCTTCCTGA
- a CDS encoding ribonuclease H-like domain-containing protein encodes MIGGSLLRVRLAQLARERRSGGRVEIPASPTPPPVLSIHAIGVEGYLPGGEWRDERGAVFVHERMRSEIERPRADWSLLDAPPEEEEALRVVRDLDFRRVLFLDLETGGFSGSPVFLAGTMRWNGSDFVLRQYFARHYGEEASLLRALAQMARDFDALVSFNGKSYDVPFLRDRARVHAVALTLPEFHLDLLHPARRRWRGRWMDCRLQTLELFVCRRRRSGDVPSDEVPSLYHDFVRRGDPYRLLPVFHHNLLDVITMHGILRALCRPLEAVPPPGWTLGSQA; translated from the coding sequence TTGATCGGGGGCAGCCTCCTGCGCGTGCGCCTGGCTCAGCTGGCGCGCGAGCGACGCTCAGGAGGACGAGTCGAAATCCCTGCCAGCCCCACGCCGCCCCCGGTGCTCAGCATTCACGCGATCGGCGTAGAGGGTTATCTCCCGGGAGGCGAGTGGCGCGACGAGCGCGGAGCGGTGTTCGTCCACGAGCGAATGCGCTCCGAGATCGAGCGTCCCCGCGCCGACTGGAGTCTTCTCGACGCGCCTCCGGAAGAAGAGGAAGCGCTGCGTGTCGTGCGCGATCTCGACTTCAGGCGAGTCCTTTTCCTCGATCTCGAGACCGGCGGCTTCTCGGGAAGCCCGGTGTTCCTGGCGGGAACGATGCGATGGAACGGATCCGACTTCGTGCTGCGGCAGTACTTCGCCCGCCATTACGGAGAGGAAGCTTCGTTGCTCCGCGCTCTCGCGCAGATGGCGCGAGATTTCGACGCCCTCGTGAGCTTCAATGGCAAGTCGTACGACGTGCCGTTCCTCCGTGACCGCGCCCGCGTCCATGCGGTGGCTCTCACGCTTCCGGAGTTCCACCTGGATCTACTCCATCCGGCAAGGCGGCGCTGGCGAGGGCGCTGGATGGACTGCAGGCTCCAGACCCTCGAGCTCTTCGTATGCCGGCGCCGGCGGTCGGGCGATGTCCCGAGCGACGAGGTCCCCTCCCTCTACCACGACTTCGTCCGCCGAGGAGATCCTTATCGCCTGCTCCCGGTCTTCCACCACAACCTCTTGGATGTCATCACCATGCACGGAATTCTGCGGGCCCTGTGCCGGCCCCTCGAGGCCGTGCCTCCCCCAGGGTGGACCCTGGGGAGCCAGGCCTGA
- a CDS encoding outer membrane protein transport protein, with product MRVRRWWRWTALALGLGIPVTARAAGYGLYEAGAAVMGMAGAGTASVDDPSALYYNAAALTRIVREDEADERGSWYLGGSVLTPFTSFAGVNPYPGFGVTEEMDANMFVIPALFYARPIGEQWAAGAGLYSPYGLGVDWKDPDTFTGRYIVTEAQLQTANLGFTAAYQVTPTVSLAAVGNILFSKVELQNRLLQPIPGGGGAQTDVASAELESDWEPGYGWGAAISVKPSDQWRAGATYRGKIITKPSGDADFEQILTGNPTFDAAVAASLPPDQGVSTVLRFPAIWAAGVAWTPANWTLETSVVFTEWSLFSDLPLEFEQTPSANRTIIEDYDDALAIRLGAEHRLASWSYRFGYYYEQEAAPAESVSPLLPDTRRHGIALGAGFEPWNGVTVDLYNLGIITEQRSTEGVNRDGYDGEYKTYVNAFGLNVGFRW from the coding sequence ATGCGGGTGCGACGTTGGTGGAGATGGACCGCTCTGGCACTCGGACTCGGAATCCCGGTCACGGCTCGGGCGGCCGGTTATGGCCTCTACGAAGCCGGCGCCGCCGTGATGGGCATGGCGGGAGCGGGCACGGCCTCGGTCGATGACCCTTCCGCGCTGTACTACAACGCCGCGGCTTTGACCCGGATCGTCCGCGAGGACGAAGCCGACGAGCGCGGCTCCTGGTACCTCGGCGGATCCGTGCTCACGCCGTTCACGAGCTTCGCGGGGGTGAATCCCTATCCGGGCTTCGGGGTCACCGAGGAGATGGACGCGAACATGTTCGTGATCCCCGCGCTCTTCTACGCGCGGCCGATCGGCGAGCAGTGGGCAGCCGGTGCCGGGCTCTACAGCCCCTACGGGCTGGGCGTCGACTGGAAAGATCCCGATACCTTCACGGGCCGCTACATCGTCACCGAGGCCCAGCTCCAGACTGCGAACCTCGGCTTCACGGCGGCGTACCAGGTGACGCCGACGGTGAGCCTCGCCGCGGTCGGAAACATCCTGTTCTCCAAGGTCGAGCTCCAGAACCGGCTCCTCCAGCCGATTCCGGGCGGTGGCGGGGCGCAGACCGACGTGGCGTCCGCGGAGCTCGAGTCCGACTGGGAGCCGGGATACGGCTGGGGCGCCGCGATCTCGGTGAAGCCCAGCGACCAGTGGCGCGCGGGGGCGACGTACCGGGGCAAGATCATCACCAAGCCTTCGGGCGACGCGGACTTCGAGCAGATCCTGACCGGCAATCCGACCTTCGACGCCGCGGTGGCCGCCAGCCTGCCGCCCGATCAGGGCGTGAGCACCGTGCTGCGCTTCCCGGCGATCTGGGCGGCGGGCGTGGCGTGGACGCCGGCCAACTGGACGCTCGAGACCAGCGTGGTGTTCACCGAATGGTCCCTGTTCAGCGACCTGCCGCTCGAGTTCGAGCAGACGCCGTCGGCCAACCGCACGATCATCGAAGACTACGATGACGCGCTCGCGATCCGGCTCGGGGCCGAGCACCGGCTCGCGTCATGGAGCTACCGCTTCGGCTACTACTACGAGCAGGAGGCCGCCCCCGCCGAATCGGTGAGTCCGCTTCTGCCCGACACGCGCCGGCACGGGATCGCGCTCGGCGCCGGGTTCGAGCCCTGGAACGGCGTGACCGTCGATCTCTACAACCTGGGGATCATCACCGAGCAGCGCTCGACCGAGGGCGTCAATCGCGACGGCTATGACGGCGAATACAAGACCTACGTGAACGCCTTCGGGCTCAACGTAGGCTTCCGCTGGTAG
- a CDS encoding cold shock domain-containing protein: MTPRPVHAGGGGGGDGRRQGAVKWFNSSKGFGFIQTEQGEDLFVHFSAIQSDGYRSLTDGDRVEFDVVESNKGRQAANVIKV; the protein is encoded by the coding sequence ATGACCCCGCGCCCCGTCCACGCCGGCGGCGGCGGCGGCGGCGATGGCCGTCGCCAAGGGGCGGTCAAGTGGTTCAACTCCAGCAAGGGATTCGGCTTCATCCAGACGGAGCAGGGAGAGGATCTGTTCGTCCACTTCTCCGCCATCCAGTCGGATGGCTACCGGAGCTTGACAGACGGCGACCGCGTCGAGTTCGATGTGGTCGAGAGCAACAAGGGGCGCCAGGCCGCCAACGTCATCAAGGTCTGA